In a genomic window of Limnochordia bacterium:
- a CDS encoding penicillin-binding transpeptidase domain-containing protein produces the protein MPIRSLNNLLKLFTGCFLLMILAGGFFQVLWAPSLATSVGNPRVQLAREQILRGGIFDYSGRALALPGDHQMRYVGPISLAAIVGYSDLILGQSGLEKAYDRVLLGLDGLSFYLYQWRVHQGQSHYGGHIITTIDYAMQRIAEEALGQRKGAVVILEPKSGAIRALVSFPSFDPNRVYEKWSFLRDDKDAPLLHRAVQGLYPPGSVFKMLILAAALEEGGVRLDTTYIDQGEFRVEGYRLTNAYTTQPGPITLMQAFANSSNVIFAQLALELGENKLFDYVDRFGFGNLQGLRVATSPARIFPPGSKAELVQFAIGQGNQLVTPLDIAVLTATIATGGLQFKAFLVQELVDSFGGRRQHVKAMPERVLSSFTSYQVTRAMLGVVENGTGTRAQVKGVSIAGKTGSAENPHGKPHAWFTCFAPADDPQLVVTVIVENAGSGGQVAAPIAQEILGRLLGGG, from the coding sequence AAGCTGTTTACGGGATGCTTCCTACTGATGATTCTAGCTGGGGGGTTCTTCCAAGTGCTCTGGGCCCCTTCCTTGGCAACGTCGGTGGGCAATCCTCGGGTACAGTTGGCCCGGGAACAGATTCTTCGGGGAGGTATTTTCGATTATTCTGGGCGTGCCCTGGCACTGCCCGGTGACCACCAGATGCGTTACGTAGGCCCTATTTCCTTGGCTGCCATTGTTGGGTACAGTGATCTCATTTTGGGACAGAGCGGCTTAGAGAAAGCCTATGATCGGGTCTTACTAGGACTGGATGGACTATCGTTCTACCTTTACCAGTGGCGGGTTCATCAAGGTCAGAGTCATTACGGGGGTCACATCATTACGACGATTGATTACGCGATGCAGCGGATTGCCGAAGAGGCCTTGGGCCAAAGGAAGGGTGCGGTGGTGATACTAGAGCCTAAAAGTGGTGCTATTAGAGCTTTGGTCTCCTTCCCGAGTTTTGATCCAAATCGGGTCTATGAAAAATGGTCGTTCCTCAGGGATGACAAAGACGCACCTCTACTACATCGAGCAGTCCAAGGGCTTTATCCTCCTGGTTCGGTTTTTAAGATGCTGATCTTGGCTGCCGCCTTGGAGGAAGGAGGAGTGCGGCTGGATACCACGTATATAGATCAAGGGGAGTTCAGGGTGGAGGGTTATCGACTAACAAATGCCTATACCACCCAACCGGGGCCGATTACTCTTATGCAGGCCTTTGCTAATTCCTCGAATGTGATCTTTGCACAATTGGCCTTGGAACTAGGAGAAAACAAGTTATTTGACTATGTAGACAGGTTTGGTTTTGGTAACCTGCAGGGTCTACGGGTTGCCACCTCCCCGGCGAGGATCTTTCCGCCGGGTTCCAAAGCTGAGCTTGTGCAATTTGCCATTGGACAAGGTAACCAGTTGGTTACCCCTTTGGACATTGCGGTACTGACGGCGACAATTGCCACCGGTGGCCTACAATTCAAAGCCTTCTTGGTGCAAGAACTGGTTGATTCGTTTGGCGGAAGAAGACAACATGTAAAAGCTATGCCAGAACGGGTACTGAGTAGCTTCACCTCATACCAAGTTACACGGGCGATGCTCGGGGTGGTTGAGAATGGTACTGGAACAAGGGCCCAAGTCAAGGGAGTAAGTATTGCTGGAAAAACCGGAAGTGCTGAGAACCCCCATGGGAAACCCCACGCGTGGTTTACCTGTTTTGCACCAGCGGATGATCCGCAACTGGTTGTTACAGTCATTGTGGAGAATGCCGGGTCCGGTGGCCAGGTGGCTGCACCCATCGCCCAGGAGATCCTTGGGAGACTACTAGGTGGGGGATGA